A single region of the Rhodothermales bacterium genome encodes:
- a CDS encoding CopG family transcriptional regulator codes for MATKSKRATVYFDAELHRALRLKAAETEQSMSDLVNEAVRVALLEDAEDLQAARNRVGEPTVSFESLVSDLKARGKL; via the coding sequence ATGGCAACCAAATCAAAAAGAGCCACAGTCTACTTTGACGCGGAGTTGCACCGCGCCCTCAGGCTGAAAGCGGCAGAAACCGAGCAATCCATGTCTGACCTGGTCAACGAGGCCGTCCGCGTCGCCCTGCTCGAAGACGCCGAGGACCTCCAGGCCGCTCGCAATCGTGTCGGCGAGCCGACGGTCTCGTTTGAAAGCCTTGTCTCCGATCTGAAGGCACGTGGCAAGCTATAG
- a CDS encoding type II toxin-antitoxin system RelE/ParE family toxin, protein MASYSVGIKRSARKELEDVANRTDRRRIVARIRQLSDDPRPVGSQKLSGQELYRVRQGDYRIVYTVDDDSSKVVIVKIGHRKDVYR, encoded by the coding sequence GTGGCAAGCTATAGCGTCGGAATAAAACGGTCGGCGCGGAAGGAGCTCGAGGATGTCGCGAATCGAACGGACAGGCGCCGAATCGTTGCGAGAATAAGACAGCTTTCCGATGATCCACGGCCTGTCGGATCACAGAAGCTCTCGGGACAGGAGTTGTATCGCGTGAGGCAAGGGGATTATCGAATTGTCTACACGGTGGACGATGACTCATCCAAGGTGGTGATCGTGAAGATCGGTCACAGAAAAGACGTGTATCGTTAG